The genomic DNA TGGCGATGGCGGCGAAATCCGTGGTCGCCGAAAGGCGGCCGGCCTCCACCAGGGCGCGCACCTCCTCGCCCGGCACGTCCTGTATGTAGCTGATGCCCTTGTTGAGGCTATCTACCTTTGATTGAGAGACATCAATGCCAACTACGGTGAAGCCTGCCTTGGCATATTCAACGGCCAGGGGCAGGCCGACATAACCTAACCCAACGACGCAGACCCGTGCGGCTTTGGAGGAAATACGCTGCTTCAACTCCTCTGGGGAAGTGGGGGGGGTATATGTTGTTGTCAAAGGCATGTAAAGTTCTGGGCTCGGCGGCCGCCACGAGTCATAGCATAGCAAGGTGCGAAATGAGGGTACACTGCGGGCTCAGTCATAGCGGAGAGCCGGCGCGCTCAGGATGCGTATACTGGCCTGAAGTGGCATGATGAATTGGGGCGTCATGGCTCTAAACCCGATGTGTACGAAGGTAGCGGATTCGATCATGCGAAACATATTCCTGCTGGCTGGCATTACGATGCTGGCTGCGAACGCCCAGTTCTCCACACCGCAAGCATCGTCACCCATGCTCAACACGAGCCAGGATGCGGGGGTCTCGGCCTCCGAGGGGTTTCGTCCCTGGCTGAGCGTGAACGGACTCTACCGGCGGGACGTGGACAGCACGCTCTCAGGACAGGCTGCGGGCCAGTTCTACCCTAGCCTCTCCGGCGGTCTGTCCGGGTGGAAGAGCTGGCGGACACGGAAGTTGGCGGGCAGTTATTCCGGATCGGGCACGCACCGCAACGGCGTTTTTGCGGGGCAGGGCAATACGTGGACCCAGAGCCACACCGGAACCCTGCTGTACGAAGAACAGCTGAACCGGCAATGGTCCGTGGGCGCGTCCCAGCTGGGCGGGATCACCTATGGCGGTTTTGGTTATGGTTCAGCGTTTGGCGTGACGGGCACGCCCGGATTGTCGAGTGGCGCAAGCCCCGGCGGCAGTTCCGGTTCAAACCCATCGGGCGTAGGTGACTTCGCCGGCAATGGGGTGGTGGATGGCGAACTGATCGCCAGCCAGACCAAGTTCTCCGTCAGCTCGAGCAACGTCAATTACCTGGTCACGCAGCGGTTGGCCTTTACCGCGTCCGGGGGTGTTGCGCTGGTGCGGCGAGGCAGCCAGCAGTTTTCGCAGGACAACTTCCAGGGCTCGGGCAAGCTTGCCTACCAGCTCAACGACCGGGCTCAGATCGGCGGATATTACGTGTACGGCGCGTACCGCTATCCCAACCGGTTTGGCGGCATCAACAGCCAGAGCGCGGCGCTCAGCGTGCTGCTGCAACTGTCGCCGTCAAGAACCATTTCCGGCAGCGCCGGCGCCGGCATGATGAATTCCGAATTCGTCGGACAGGTGGCGATCGATCCGGCCCTGGCCGCCCTGCTGGGCGGTGTTTCGGTGCTGGAAGTGCAGAAGTCCCGGTTCGTTACCCCCAGTTTCCAGTTCAGCTTTGTCCAGGAGTTGCCGAAAGGGAATTTCTCGCTGAGTGCGGCGCGGGGATTCAATGCGGGCAACGGCATCCTGATGGCCGGCGTACGGGACTCTTTCTCGGCTGCTTATTCGCGCCCCCTGAATACGCGGATCGGTTTGACCGCGGCTACCAGCTACCAGCGGCTTTCCGGCCGCATCGGCACCCTCGGCGTGACTGAGAACGTGCAGGGTGGCATGCTGGTGAGCATCCGCATGGTGGGGTCGCTCAATTTCACCGCGCAGGCGGGTGCGCGCTACCTGGCTGTGACGACGCAGCCGCGGCGCCGGGAAGTGCTCGCCGGTTTCGGCCTGGCGTGGATGCCCGGTGGAGAGCCCTTCACGTTCTAGATGGACAGTCCCGCCAGCGCCGGTCCCGGCGCCATGGTCCCGTCCTACCGGCGTGTTGAAGTCACTTCCGCAAGCCCTTCATGCTGGTTCTCCTAGCTATTTTCGCCTTTCTGCTTCTGGCTGGATCGCTGTTTCCCTGGCGCTTCATGGCCGGCCCGGATCCCATCGCGGCGGCCGTTCACGTGCTCCACAGCTGGAACGAATCGGTAGGGCAATCCAGCCGGCATGATGTCTTCGTCAATCTCGTCATCTACATCCCTATCGGTTTCACCGGGTATCTTTGGGCGGGGTGGCGTTCGGTAACGGCCCGCACCCTGTTGCCGTTGGCGGCCGGCCTGGGCCTATCGTTTTCAGTGGAAGTACTGCAGCATTACGTGCCGGGCCGTTCACCCGGACTGCTGGACGTGGTGTGCAATACGGCCAGTACGGCCCTGGGCATCGCGCTGGCGGCGGTGTTTCAGGTTGTCATGGAGTCGCGGCATATCCAGTGGCGGCGGCATTCCTCCATCCATCTGTCCTCCGCGCTGTTGCTGTTGGCTCTGTGGGTATCGGCGCTGGGCTGGCCGCTGCACGCCTTCCCCCTGGGCATCATCAGCCGCGTTCGCGTGTTGTTGCGGCCCCAGCCGTGGAACTGGCTCGACTTCCTGGCCGGTGTGATGGCCTGGCTGGTCGCCGGCGGCCTGCTGAGCGCGGTATCGGGCCCGCGGCTGGCCCGGCGCCTGCTCCCCCTGCTGCTGCCGTCGCTCTACCTGCTGGCCCTGGTATCGCCGGGCCACACCTTCACGCGGTCCAATGCCGCTGGTGCGCTGCTGGCCACGGTGTTCTTCTGCCTGTTGCCGGAGAGCC from Paludibaculum fermentans includes the following:
- a CDS encoding VanZ family protein codes for the protein MLVLLAIFAFLLLAGSLFPWRFMAGPDPIAAAVHVLHSWNESVGQSSRHDVFVNLVIYIPIGFTGYLWAGWRSVTARTLLPLAAGLGLSFSVEVLQHYVPGRSPGLLDVVCNTASTALGIALAAVFQVVMESRHIQWRRHSSIHLSSALLLLALWVSALGWPLHAFPLGIISRVRVLLRPQPWNWLDFLAGVMAWLVAGGLLSAVSGPRLARRLLPLLLPSLYLLALVSPGHTFTRSNAAGALLATVFFCLLPESRRRPAVWLAWTWLAWIVLSGLRPFTLAAEPIAFSWIPFEDMFGSNWMESIGVLLQKTWSYGAMFWLFAHTRLSPPVSLAITTLALIAVEIAQRWLPGRSPGLTDPAIGLLAAALLWLVDRRFRDQRVLLPGGRG